Within the Nicotiana tabacum cultivar K326 chromosome 11, ASM71507v2, whole genome shotgun sequence genome, the region ATACTATCCCCAATGCTTATGCTTTGCTTTTACTAATTGGACTTTTATTACTTTGCATATATTGCAAATAATAGTATAGTTAAAATCCTTATCTTATTAGCATCTTCAAACAATGGAAGTTATAAGCTCAATGCTCATTGGCATAtgagatttggaggtattatggTTTAGTGAATGACTGTCCAGTAATTAACTTCGGTCTAGTAAAGTACTTTTGAATAAGTATTacttaataaaatatttaacttttgttttGAATCAACATTTAGAACATGAAAGATAAATTCTTATGTTAATTTAAAATCTATAATATTATCTATAAAAGAAATGGAAATCTCAAATTCAAATGAGCAAAGTATAAAAGATATTGGAGATGCATTGGAAGAAATAGAAAGGTGATATGGCATAGTGGTTTAGTCTTTAGTATGCGTCTAGCTCATAAAATAAATCTAAGAAGAGATAAATCAGTAATCGGTCAAGAGTTTGTCTGATTAAAGAAAGAATTTCCTCAACAATATTCCAAAAGTAATAGACCATAATATGAAACCATAGAAGGATACAAAGTGTTGCTATATGTATAAATTTTAATGTGGTTAACCCCGATAAATGGGACAAAGGCATCTTGATCATTAATTGAAGAATATTAATCAATGATAAATTTTAGCGTCTTGttagatcatattattttaataaaattcaatATCTTGTTTCTTAATATAATGCACCTTATAATAAAATCTCTAAGAAATTAAaggaaataaattatattatagttCTTAAATAGCTTGAATGATGCATATTCTTTTTGTGATCATAAGCTGTTAATTATACACATAagaaaactcaaatattcataTATAGTTTGAATACCTTGAAATTTATGAGCTCTTATGAGTTGCATAACCACTATAACAGGCTTATTGTTAGATCCATCCAAATGAGGCATGATCTGTTCTACAAATTCGTCCCAAAAAGTAGCCGAAATATTGTTCCTCCTACACAAAAATAAATAGCAACTTAATTATGATAAAATAATCATCCTGAAGGTTGTATATTAATTCTAATCATGATCGCGAGCTTACTCTTGATCTCGGAGCTTCAAATTCATGAAAACACTAGTCTTAATATCGTGCTTGTATAATTTCACTTCTCCATGACTAACAATCTCTCCTATGACATCTATTACATGTTAAAGAAGCAATCATGATCAAGTTGATCAAAGaaactaattaaactaaataaaaaAGTGACATGGATAATTACCAAATATGTCATTCTCGTCAACATCAAGTTGGTTTATCAATTACTCATGAATCGAAGATTGAAGATACTCATACTGAAATGGGAATTATTTGTTTCCTCCACACTCGTTCTAGTAGTACACACCACCTTTAATTTGTGCTTATTGGTCTTATGTTTCACGTTATTTGTTCTATCACTAAAATTCTTCATAATGTACAATTTTGACCTTATGAGCAGTCGATAAACCAACTTGATGTTGACGAGGATGACTTACTCGGTAATAATtcaatttgcttttttatttagtttaatttattttatcaacttGATCATGATTacttctttcaaaaatataattgaTGTCACTGGAGAGATTATTAGTCACAGAAAAGTGCAATCACACAAGCAAGATAATAAGACTAATGTTTTCATAAATTTGCAGCAACAAGATTTAAGTTTGCGATCATGATTAAAATCAATATAAATTTTAAGATGATTATTTTTCTCATGATAGTTACTATTTATTTTTGTGTAGGAGTAACAATAGTTGCTTTTTCGGACGAATTTGTAAAACAAATTATGTTACACTTGGACTGATCTAACATAAACTTGTCATAATGATTATGCAGTTCATATGAGCTCACAAATTTCAAGGTATTCAAATTATGCAGGTACATTTGAGTTTTTCTATATGTATAACTAACAACCTATAATCAAAAAGATTGTGTCCAATCAAGTTATTTAATGATTATAcgattattttctttattttaaaggtTTTGTTACAAGGTACATTATGTTGAGAAACAAGATGACtattgaaatgttgttaaaatattattatctaatatatttttttagcaAGACACTAAGATTTCTTATAACTAATATTCTTCAATATTATTCGAGCAATACGCAGGTACTATTACTAAACTATAGTATAAATTTTTTGTCTTAGTTCTTATTAGGTTTGTCCAAATCTTTTTAGATTTTATGTAAAAAGTGTCAAGTAACTTTTTTTTCAATATACCATTTGATATAATCTTAAGTTTGACTACCTTCTTCTAATTGGCGAAAAAAGAAACAAGGTGTCGACCCCATCTACTTTAAAGAATTTCTCTCCACCGAatgacagagagagagagagagagagagagaggagagagggGAATGCTTCCATTAAAGCTAGTACATTCATTGGTTTCGGGAGATGCCATTGTCAATCCTACCCGCTTTACTACTTTACCCTTTCATCAGATTTGCGATCAAACTGACCATGAAAACATAGCAGCCATAACCAACAACATGTCTTACACTACAGGCAAGATCCCATTGATGCTTTTCGTTCCAACAAAGGAATTGGTAAAAGATTCATATAGACTTGCCACATTAGCTAGAGACATAGGTATGGATCTTTTCCCAAACCCAtctctttctcacatcatcttcTCATGGCCAGTAGTATCACACTCTAcaacttcctcttcttcttcatgtTCATCCCTTTTATTATCAAACGACGCCGCTCCACTCCCTTTTCCATCTTTAGCCACTGCTTCTCTCTCCCACTTGCGCCTTTTCGCTAATCTCTCAAAGGGGTTCTTCAAGTTGGTTTTTTTGAAATCTAATCACAACCCATTTGACGAAATCAGTTTTTATTCGAGTAACAATAATTGGGATGTTACGACCCTTTCCTTAATTTCGAGGAAAACTGGGGTTCGGATTGATTCTATGGATGGGTTTACAAAGACTTTGCTTGGAGTAGGCTGGACACTATTTAAGACTAACAAGAGCAGTAAAGATTCAGTTGTATATCTGTATAGGAAGCTGGATTTGAACAGAGTTCATTTTAGATGGCCATGTGAAAAGGAAAATGGGAATTGTAGAGTTAGAGAATTGAGGTTGCCCCAATTGGACTTCAAGAATGCACCTTTGAGGATTTTGCACTACATTCTTCTCATGACTGATGACATCTTCTATCTTGCGTAGTAGTTTTCTCAGGTGAGTTTTTTGGGATATCTGAAAGTTAATTACTCCTAATTCTTTTTTCCTGTGTAGGTTTTCCTTTCCCATTAAACGTAGGTTTAACTTTGGTTGCTCTTTCTTGCATTTTATCTGCTTTTTTGAAGGCTTAATTGGAGCATGAATTATGATATTCTAAGAGCCCGTTTGAGTTAGCTAATGTTAAATAGCTTATAAATATTAAGTGctgaaaagtacttttaagtgtTGCAACTGATTGTATAAATAAGTTGTTATTTCATTGGATAAAAGTGTTGACATCGATAATAAACAGTTGATGTGTTTGTTATAAGATACTCTTTTGTTAGAACAATTAAAATACCATTACATTGGTTTAACTTTCTTGCATTTTATCGGCTGCTTTTTTGAAGACTTAATTGGATCATGAAGATTATGATTTTCTAATGGTTTCTGCATTTGCAAAATAAATATGTTCATTCCGGTTTATTTCTACGCGCGTCATTGTTTTGCCCAGAAAATACATGAAGGTTTAGGAAATGATTGTGACAAATG harbors:
- the LOC107787159 gene encoding uncharacterized protein LOC107787159 is translated as MTERERERERGERGMLPLKLVHSLVSGDAIVNPTRFTTLPFHQICDQTDHENIAAITNNMSYTTGKIPLMLFVPTKELVKDSYRLATLARDIGMDLFPNPSLSHIIFSWPVVSHSTTSSSSSCSSLLLSNDAAPLPFPSLATASLSHLRLFANLSKGFFKLVFLKSNHNPFDEISFYSSNNNWDVTTLSLISRKTGVRIDSMDGFTKTLLGVGWTLFKTNKSSKDSVVYLYRKLDLNRVHFRWPCEKENGNCRVRELRLPQLDFKNAPLRILHYILLMTDDIFYLA